The Etheostoma cragini isolate CJK2018 chromosome 5, CSU_Ecrag_1.0, whole genome shotgun sequence genome contains a region encoding:
- the LOC117944685 gene encoding LHFPL tetraspan subfamily member 2a protein-like, producing MCHVIVTCRSMLWTLLSIVVAFAELIAFMSPDWLLGFPRSDSSASGAGVDSGEYRPSLGLYSRCLRVGARGVGVSCGPYAGTFGEVASGFWQAAMLFLAAGVLVLGGVACISIFSLCFQSILKKSIFNICGLLQAIAGLLLMVGLMLYPAGWGSEKVISYCGPETLPFRPALCSLGWAFYAAIGGTLGSFLCAVLSAQAEIATSSDKVQEEIEEGKSLICLL from the exons ATGTGCCATGTTATTGTAACATGCCGCTCCATGCTCTGGACACTACTCAGTATTGTAGTGGCCTTTGCTGAGCTCATTGCCTTCATGAGCCCTGATTGGCTGCTGGGATTCCCTCGGTCGGACTCCAGTGCGAGCGGGGCGGGAGTGGACTCCGGGGAGTACCGGCCGTCACTTGGCCTCTACAGCCGCTGCCTTCGTGTCGGGGCCCGGGGAGTAGGGGTGAGCTGTGGGCCTTATGCTGGGACATTTGGAGAAGTGGCCAGTGGCTTCTGGCAGGCTGCCATGTTGTTTCTGGCAGCCGGGGTGTTAGTGCTCGGAGGAGTAGCCTGTATCTCCATCTTCAGCCTGTGCTTCCAGAGCATCCTGAAGAAGAGCATATTCAACATCTGTGGACTTCTCCAGGCTATTGCAG GCCTGTTGCTGATGGTGGGCCTCATGTTGTACCCTGCCGGTTGGGGGTCGGAGAAAGTGATCAGCTACTGCGGCCCTGAGACCTTGCCCTTCAGGCCGGCTCTGTGTTCACTCGGCTGGGCGTTCTACGCAGCGATAGGAGGAACTTTGGGATCCTTCCTGTGTGCCGTTTTGTCCGCACAGGCTGAGATTGCAACCTCCAGCGATAAGGTTCAGGAGGAGATTGAAGAGGGGAAGAGTCTGATCTGCCTGCTCTGA